One genomic region from Salvia hispanica cultivar TCC Black 2014 chromosome 2, UniMelb_Shisp_WGS_1.0, whole genome shotgun sequence encodes:
- the LOC125207553 gene encoding DExH-box ATP-dependent RNA helicase DExH15 chloroplastic, whose amino-acid sequence MKASSIHSFLSPSPSPYPFTATTTKGLSPLPLFRPYPRLNFQYPQLLNSNRYSRFAATHKFPNLVFPVGSSSQLSDDDIEVESDDDDEEEDDVAAEEYDVVAGEISEQYGDEEDEEVLEATEGVGPRYEEFKWQRVERIRNEVREFGEDIIDVEELASVYDFRIDKFQRLSIQAFLKGSSVVVSAPTSSGKTLIAEAAAVATFSRGKRLFYTTPLKALSNQKFRDFRETFGDTNVGLLTGDSAVNKDAQILIMTTEILRNMLYRSVGTDSSESMLSDVDVIVLDEVHYLSDISRGTVWEEIVIYCPKQVQLICLSATVANPDELAGWIGQIHGKTELVTSSKRPVPLTWHFSTKTALLPLLDQKGTSMNRKLSLNQLQLDSSRDNVYKDENPRRRKSKKYQFDVPPLTKHDMNSIRRSQVPQVVDTLWHLKARDMLPAVWFIFSRKGCDAAVQYLEDCNLLDDCEITEVELALKKFRVKYPDAVRESSAKGLLRGVAAHHAGCLPLWKSFIEELFQKGLVKVVFATETLAAGINMPARTAVVSSLTKRIDSGRTFLSSNELLQMAGRAGRRGIDEKGHVVLLQTPYEGAEECCKVLFSGLEPLVSQFTASYGMVLNLLAGAKFARSSAESDDLNNSQSGRTLEEARKLVEQSFGNYVGSNVMLAAKEELARIQTEIQLLASEITDEAIDKKSKKLLSHTSYKEIADLQEELRVEKRIRSELRKIVEWERIYSLKPLLEELGNEHLPFMCLQHTDADGVLHQIPAVYLGKVDSLKTLKLKDMVHESDSFALTNGRNSSDAEPEHAAEPSYYVALGSDNSWYLFTEKWIRTIYKTGFPNVALTQDDALPHEIMSSLLDKGDMQWQKVADSEFGGLWCMEGSLETWSWSLNVPVLSSLSDDDEVLKFSEAYKNAVQCYKDQRNKVSRLKKKIARTEGFREYKKILDTAKFNEEKIRRLKARSLRLSTRIEQIEPSGWKEFLQISNVIHEVRALDINSHFIFPLGETAAAIRGENELWLAMVLRNKVLVDLKPAQLAAVCGGLVSEGIKVRPWKNNSYIYEASSTVMNVIAFLDELKSSLLDLQEKHGVQIPCCLDSQFAGMVEAWASGLTWREIMMECAMDEGDLARLLRRTIDLLAQVPKLPDVDPRLKSNAVKASSVMDRPPISELVG is encoded by the exons ATGAAAGCATCCTCCATTCACTCCTTCCTCTCTCCCTCACCTTCTCCATATCCATTCACAGCAACCACTACCAAGGGGCTCTCTCCATTGCCTCTCTTCAGGCCTTATCCCCGCCTCAACTTCCAGTACCCGCAATTACTCAATTCCAACAGGTACTCGCGTTTCGCAGCAACTCACAAATTCCCGAATTTAGTATTCCCCGTCGGTTCGTCTTCTCAGCTCTCCGACGATGATATTGAAGTTGAAtccgacgacgacgacgaagAAGAGGACGACGTGGCGGCAGAGGAGTACGACGTCGTTGCTGGTGAAATCAGCGAACAGTACGGAGATGAAGAGGACGAAGAGGTTTTGGAGGCGACCGAAGGTGTTGGCCCCAGATATGAGGAGTTCAAGTGGCAGAGAGTGGAGAGGATTAGGAATGAGGTGCGGGAGTTTGGTGAGGACATCATTGATGTCGAGGAGCTCGCCTCTGTTTACGACTTCAGAATTGACAAGTTCCAG CGATTGTCCATTCAAGCATTCCTGAAAGGTTCTTCAGTTGTAGTTTCTGCACCAACTAGTAGTGGAAAAACGTTGATTGCTGAAGCTGCTGCAGTTGCTACTTTTTCCCGAGGAAAGAGATTGTTTTACACTACTCCTTTGAAAGCCTTGTCAAATCAGAAGTTTCGTGACTTTCG TGAGACATTTGGTGATACTAATGTTGGACTCCTCACTGGAGATTCTGCTGTCAATAAAGATgctcaaattttgataatgaCCACAGAGATTTTGCGCAACATGCTATATCGGAg TGTTGGAACAGATTCTTCTGAAAGTATGCTTTCTGATGTGGATGTGATTGTTTTGGATGAAGTGCATTACTTGAGCGACATATCCCGGGGTACAGTTTGGGAAGAAATT GTGATATACTGCCCCAAACAAGTGCAATTAATATGTCTTTCTGCCACTGTTGCAAATCCAGATGAGTTGGCAGGTTGGATTGGTCAG ATTCATGGAAAAACTGAGTTGGTAACATCATCCAAGCGTCCGGTTCCGTTGACTTGGCACTTCTCAACAAAGACAGCATTGTTACCACTTCTTGATCAAAAAGGCACTAGCATGAACAG GAAGCTGTCCCTAAACCAGTTACAGCTTGATTCTTCAAGAGATAATGTATACAAGGATGAGAATCCTAGAAGAAGGAAATCAAAGAAATATCAGTTTGATGTTCCTCCACTTACAAAGCATGACATGAACTCTATACGCCGGTCGCAG GTTCCTCAAGTTGTAGATACATTATGGCATCTTAAAGCAAGAGATATGCTTCCAGCAGTCTGGTTCATCTTTAGCAGAAAAGGTTGTGATGCTGCTGTTCAATATCTTGAAGACTGCAACCTGTTGGATGATTGTGAGATAACCGAAGTAGAGCTTGCACTTAAAAAGTTTCGTGTTAAATATCCTGATGCTGTTAGGGAATCTTCTGCAAAAGGACTTCTTCGAGGTGTTGCTGCTCATCATGCTGGTTGCCTTCCCCTTTGGAAATCGTTCATTGAGGAGCTTTTCCAAAAGGGGCTTGTGAAGGTTGTTTTTGCCACGGAAACTCTTGCTGCTGGAATTAACATGCCTGCAAGAACTGCTGTTGTGTCATCTCTGACCAAAAGGATTGACAGTGGTCGCACATTTTTAAGTTCCAATGAGCTGCTACAAATGGCAGGACGTGCTGGCCGTAGAGGCATTGATGAAAAGGGTCATGTCGTTCTTCTTCAAACACCATATGAAGGAGCTGAAGAATGCTGCAAAGTTCTCTTTTCTGGACTAGAACCTCTTGTTTCACAGTTTACAGCTTCGTATGGGATGGTGCTTAATCTACTTGCG GGCGCAAAATTTGCACGTAGCTCGGCTGAATCAGATGACTTGAATAACTCACAATCTGGTCGGACATTGGAAGAAGCAAGAAAGTTGGTTGAACAAAGTTTCGGAAATTATGTGGGGAGCAATGTCATGCTTGCTGCTAAGGAGGAGCTCGCTAGGATACAGACTGAGATACAGTTGCTGGCGTCGGAAATTACAGATGAAGCTATCGATAAGAAGAGTAAAAAATTACTGTCACATACATCTTACAAAGAGATTGCCGATCTTCAGGAAGAATTGAGG GTAGAGAAACGTATTCGCTCTGAACTTCGGAAAATAGTGGAATGGGAGAGAATTTATTCTTTAAAGCCCCTACTCGAGGAGCTTGGGAATGAGCACTTACCTTTTATGTGTCTCCAGCATACTGATGCAGACGGTGTTCTGCATCAAATCCCTGCTGTTTATTTGGGGAAGGTTGATTCTTTAAAgactttaaaattgaaagataTG GTTCACGAATCTGATTCTTTTGCGCTGACTAATGGAAGAAATTCAAGTGATGCTGAGCCTGAACATGCTGCTGAACCATCGTATTATGTAGCACTTGGTTCGGATAACTCTTGGTACCTTTTCACTGAGAAATGGATCAGAACCATCTATAAAACTGGATTTCCCAACGTTGCCTTGACTCAAGATGATGCTTTACCTCATGAAATAATGTCGAGTCTGCTTGATAAGGGAGATATGCAGTGGCAAAAGGTTGCAGACTCAGAATTTGGTGGTTTATGGTGCATGGAAGGATCACTTGAGACGTGGTCGTGGAGTTTAAATGTGCCAGTCTTGAGTAGTCTCTCTGATGATGATGAG GTCCTGAAGTTCTCTGAAGCATACAAAAATGCTGTCCAATGCTACAAGGACCAAAGAAACAAAGTTTCGCGtctgaagaaaaaaatagcaCGAACAGAAGGCTTCAGAGAATACAAGAAGATTCTAGATACAGCCAAATTTAACGAAGAAAAGATACGGAGATTGAAGGCTAGATCACTTCGTTTGTCCACTCGAATAGAGCAGATAGAACCATCTGGCTGGAAGGAATTTCTTCAG ATCAGCAATGTCATACATGAAGTCAGGGCATTGGATATCAACTCACACTTTATATTTCCCCTGGGTGAAACTGCTGCTGCAATTCGTGGGGAGAATGAACTCTGGTTAGCAATGGTTCTTCGAAATAAAGTCCTTGTTGATTTGAAACCTGCACAGCTTGCTGCGGTTTGTGGAGGTTTAGTGTCTGAAGGAATCAAAGTTCGGCCATGGAAAAATAATAG CTATATTTATGAAGCCTCGTCCACTGTTATGAATGTGATCGCCTTTTTGGATGAACTGAAGAGCTCACTTTTGGATCTCCAGGAAAAGCATGGAGTGCAG ATTCCTTGCTGCCTGGATAGCCAATTCGCGGGCATGGTTGAAGCTTGGGCTTCTGGTCTAACATGGAGAGAGATTATGATGGAGTGTGCCATGGACGAAGGAGATCTAGCACGCCTTTTACGACGAACCATTGATCTATTAGCACAG GTGCCTAAATTGCCTGATGTTGATCCACGGCTCAAAAGCAACGCTGTGAAAGCTTCGAGCGTCATGGACCGTCCACCCATTAGTGAATTGGTAGGATGA
- the LOC125206402 gene encoding uncharacterized protein LOC125206402, which translates to MNDQAGMMNQQQLMNMNRNMLNMPQVTEFNFNKPYTFVPPKKSGGIAPVVSPFPATPSVLPTPILSPSTEVLGNMAKEEWGVDGYGSMKGLIRLRSLGNEDEEEDGGGSSESDMEEHVEVERRLDHDLSRFEMLYDPNSGNAVGGMEHHNILENRVDDQDSHIAQLEEENLNLKERLFLMEGEMGDLRRRLMLLERQGGRGDDAGEEVVENVSENETEFNGENTHSTGENDENLCGRNDEEGVFDGGLEAEAVETTEGFCVEESGDERIKMSNKDDDVNTNEFSEADGSDGDEACKLVVETVNRVLESEVAKLGS; encoded by the coding sequence ATGAACGACCAAGCAGGAATGATGAACCAGCAGCAGCTGATGAATATGAATCGGAATATGTTGAATATGCCGCAGGTAACCGAATTCAACTTTAATAAACCCTACACATTCGTTCCACCGAAGAAAAGCGGTGGGATAGCACCGGTGGTTTCTCCATTCCCGGCTACTCCGTCTGTTTTGCCGACCCCAATCTTGTCCCCTTCCACTGAAGTTTTGGGGAACATGGCGAAGGAGGAGTGGGGCGTGGATGGCTATGGCTCGATGAAGGGGTTGATAAGGCTGAGATCTCTCGGGAATGAAGACGAGGAGGAAGATGGGGGCGGGTCGAGTGAGAGCGACATGGAAGAGCATGTTGAGGTAGAGAGGAGGCTAGACCATGATTTGAGTAGGTTTGAGATGCTCTATGATCCAAATAGTGGCAATGCTGTTGGTGGGATGGAGCATCacaatattttagaaaatcgGGTCGATGATCAAGATAGTCACATTGCACAGCTGGAGGAGGAGAATTTGAATCTCAAGGAGAGGCTGTTCTTGATGGAGGGGGAGATGGGTGATCTGAGAAGGAGGCTGATGTTGCTGGAAAGGCAGGGAGGGCGAGGAGACGATGCTGGTGAGGAGGTTGTTGAGAATGTGTCTGAAAATGAGACAGAGTTCAATGGTGAGAACACACATTCAACAGGTGAGAATGATGAGAATCTGTGTGGGAGAAATGATGAGGAAGGTGTATTTGATGGTGGATTGGAAGCTGAAGCAGTAGAAACTACAGAGGGATTTTGTGTAGAAGAAAGTGGAGATGAAAGGATCAAGATGAGTAATAAAGATGATGATGTTAATACCAATGAATTTAGTGAAGCAGATGGATCTGATGGCGATGAAGCTTGCAAACTAGTGGTTGAAACTGTGAATCGTGTGTTAGAGAGTGAAGTGGCTAAACTTGGTAGTTAG